The Catenuloplanes niger genome includes a window with the following:
- a CDS encoding thermonuclease family protein: MDPVQILWAPAGASMPNLGARALVDVTDGDTPNLRMPVRMLSVDTPEVTARSAERAAAIDQDFKQLASWMDEGRAPIGDALAEHLKPRLETGHAGTLHLAQGQAASEFGKANIAARLTRENGTRRNLFVRTADTPFDSNHRLLAYLAPDYSAAERRTMTREQRSTFNLDLVRAGWAAPFVIHPSIPGAADLALLIGAAVEARAARRGIWESAETLLAYEYRSMERLFQITRSLVAGRELTGGPRAWRERYCADMRTRELFGPEDYFRVEPEYRLWLRPDDLRGAIRDLNLVPSASLTLPPG, from the coding sequence ATGGACCCCGTGCAGATCCTCTGGGCGCCGGCGGGTGCCTCGATGCCGAACCTGGGCGCGCGTGCGCTCGTCGACGTCACCGACGGTGACACGCCGAATCTCCGCATGCCGGTGCGGATGCTGAGTGTGGACACGCCGGAGGTGACCGCGCGGTCGGCGGAGCGCGCGGCCGCGATCGATCAGGACTTCAAGCAGCTCGCGTCCTGGATGGACGAGGGCCGGGCGCCGATCGGCGACGCGCTCGCGGAGCACCTGAAGCCACGGCTGGAGACCGGCCACGCCGGCACGCTGCACCTCGCGCAGGGGCAGGCCGCGTCGGAGTTCGGCAAGGCGAACATCGCGGCGCGACTGACCAGGGAGAACGGGACGCGGCGCAACCTGTTCGTGCGGACCGCGGACACGCCGTTCGACAGCAATCACCGGTTGCTGGCCTACCTCGCCCCGGACTACTCCGCGGCGGAGCGCCGGACGATGACGCGCGAGCAGCGGTCCACGTTCAACCTCGACCTGGTCCGGGCCGGGTGGGCGGCGCCGTTCGTGATCCATCCGTCGATCCCGGGTGCGGCGGACCTGGCGCTGCTGATCGGTGCCGCGGTCGAGGCGCGGGCGGCGCGGCGCGGCATCTGGGAGTCCGCGGAGACGCTGCTGGCGTACGAGTACCGGTCGATGGAGCGGCTGTTCCAGATCACCCGGTCGCTGGTGGCGGGACGCGAGCTCACCGGCGGCCCGCGCGCCTGGCGGGAGCGGTACTGCGCGGACATGCGTACCCGCGAGCTGTTCGGTCCGGAGGACTATTTCCGGGTCGAGCCGGAGTACCGGCTGTGGCTCCGGCCGGACGACCTGCGCGGCGCGATCCGCGACCTCAACCTGGTGCCGTCCGCCTCGCTCACGCTGCCGCCGGGGTGA
- a CDS encoding MHYT domain-containing protein: MSGQIHHFEYGVITPVLSYALSVLGSVLALTCAVRAREADSTGRRARWIAGASIALGGTAIWTMHFIAMLGFGVEGTTIRYGVPLTVVSLVLAIVSVGIGLSLVGFGRANFVKILGGGLFTGVGVAAMHYTGMAGMQLDGTIRYDPVPVVLSVLIAVVAAIVALWLSVRVRGGWAIAGSALIMGVAVNGMHFTGMTAMRVELHSETVRHTGVTSGTLLVPIVVGVIVGVIGLVYAMLSAPSDEDRAALAYIESRRNAGAAPGPGPADGAGPAPAGPPAGRGRRGVIAAGDAFAPQPPRAPTPGGSGFHGFEPRKKT, encoded by the coding sequence GTGTCGGGTCAGATCCACCACTTCGAGTACGGCGTCATCACGCCGGTCCTCAGCTACGCGCTCTCGGTGCTCGGCTCGGTGCTCGCGCTCACCTGCGCCGTCCGCGCCCGGGAGGCCGACTCCACCGGCCGGCGTGCGCGGTGGATCGCGGGCGCGTCGATCGCGCTCGGCGGCACCGCGATCTGGACCATGCACTTCATCGCCATGCTCGGTTTCGGGGTCGAGGGCACCACCATCCGGTACGGCGTGCCGCTCACCGTGGTCAGCCTGGTGCTCGCGATCGTCTCGGTCGGCATCGGGCTGAGCCTGGTCGGCTTCGGCCGGGCGAACTTCGTCAAGATCCTCGGCGGTGGCCTGTTCACCGGCGTCGGCGTCGCGGCCATGCACTACACCGGCATGGCCGGCATGCAGCTGGACGGCACCATCCGCTACGACCCGGTCCCGGTCGTGCTCTCCGTGCTGATCGCGGTGGTGGCCGCGATCGTGGCGCTGTGGCTGTCCGTGCGGGTGCGCGGCGGGTGGGCGATCGCCGGCTCCGCGCTGATCATGGGCGTGGCGGTCAACGGCATGCACTTCACCGGCATGACCGCGATGCGCGTCGAGCTGCACTCCGAGACGGTCCGGCACACCGGCGTCACGTCCGGCACGCTGCTGGTGCCGATCGTGGTCGGCGTGATCGTCGGCGTGATCGGGCTGGTCTACGCGATGCTGTCCGCGCCGTCCGACGAGGACCGCGCCGCGCTCGCCTACATCGAGTCGCGCCGCAACGCCGGCGCCGCTCCCGGCCCGGGCCCGGCGGACGGCGCGGGCCCGGCTCCCGCGGGCCCGCCGGCCGGGCGCGGGCGCCGCGGGGTCATCGCGGCGGGTGACGCGTTCGCGCCGCAACCGCCCCGTGCGCCCACCCCGGGCGGCTCCGGTTTCCACGGCTTCGAGCCGAGGAAGAAGACCTGA
- a CDS encoding DUF3159 domain-containing protein yields MSDRFGELWERTGGFPGLVQSSLPPVALVAANGLWGLHPAIAVAGGVALAVAVWRASRGQSLRPAAGGLIGVVISGSLAARSGEARDFFLADIAWYGVAAVLLAISVLIRRPLVGVVWSVLRGAGPSWRHDPASLHGYDLATAVLAAVFATRFAVLHHLYTRDEVGWLTVSKILMNYPLWALALAVAVWAARRSGRRLAHCTA; encoded by the coding sequence ATGAGTGACCGATTCGGCGAGTTGTGGGAGCGTACCGGTGGATTCCCGGGTCTCGTGCAGTCGTCGCTGCCGCCGGTCGCGCTGGTCGCGGCGAACGGGCTGTGGGGCCTCCACCCCGCGATCGCGGTCGCGGGCGGCGTGGCGCTGGCGGTCGCGGTGTGGCGGGCGTCCCGCGGCCAGTCGCTGCGCCCCGCGGCCGGCGGCCTGATCGGCGTGGTGATCTCCGGTTCGCTGGCCGCCCGCAGCGGCGAGGCCCGCGACTTCTTCCTGGCCGACATCGCCTGGTACGGCGTGGCCGCCGTGCTCCTCGCGATCTCCGTCCTGATCCGCCGCCCGCTGGTCGGCGTGGTCTGGAGCGTGCTGCGCGGCGCCGGCCCGTCCTGGCGGCACGACCCGGCGTCGCTGCACGGATACGACCTCGCCACCGCCGTGCTCGCCGCGGTCTTCGCCACCCGGTTCGCGGTGCTGCACCACCTCTACACGCGGGACGAGGTCGGCTGGCTGACGGTGTCGAAGATCCTGATGAACTATCCGCTGTGGGCGCTCGCGCTGGCGGTCGCGGTCTGGGCGGCCCGCCGTTCCGGCCGCCGCCTCGCCCACTGCACGGCCTGA
- a CDS encoding ABC transporter ATP-binding protein translates to MTTTPLSLPAPPERAPEFGGDSLIVCENLVRIYQTGSIEVQALQGLDLTVDAGEMVAVVGASGSGKSTLLSILAGIDAPTAGRARVDTWNLLDMSRADRVRYRRHTVGFVRQQTASNLVPYLTARQMVDLPMTAARTPSRTRKARVPELLAMLGVGDLADRRPAQLSGGQQMRVAIAVALANAPRVLLADEPTGELDTTTSAEVFGALRDVNRELGVTVVVVTHDPEVSGQVERTVAIRDGRTSSEVLRRAAVNGDGDHEVIAEEYAVMDRAGRVQVPREYREALALTRRVRLALESDHVSIKRDDT, encoded by the coding sequence ATGACCACCACACCGCTGTCCCTGCCGGCACCGCCGGAGCGGGCACCCGAGTTCGGTGGGGACTCGCTCATCGTCTGCGAGAACCTGGTCCGGATCTATCAGACCGGGTCGATCGAGGTGCAGGCACTGCAGGGCCTCGACCTGACCGTGGACGCGGGAGAGATGGTCGCGGTCGTCGGCGCCTCCGGCTCCGGCAAGTCGACGCTGCTGTCCATCCTGGCCGGCATCGACGCGCCCACCGCGGGCCGGGCGCGGGTGGACACCTGGAACCTGCTCGACATGTCCCGCGCCGACCGGGTGCGCTACCGGCGGCACACGGTCGGGTTCGTCCGGCAGCAGACCGCGAGCAACCTGGTGCCGTACCTGACCGCGAGGCAGATGGTGGACCTGCCGATGACGGCGGCGCGCACCCCGTCGCGGACCAGGAAGGCACGGGTTCCCGAGCTGCTGGCCATGCTCGGCGTGGGCGATCTCGCGGACCGGCGGCCGGCGCAGCTCTCCGGCGGCCAGCAGATGCGGGTCGCGATCGCGGTCGCGCTGGCGAACGCGCCGCGCGTGCTGCTGGCCGACGAGCCGACCGGCGAGCTGGACACCACGACCTCGGCCGAGGTCTTCGGCGCGCTGCGCGACGTCAACCGCGAGCTCGGCGTCACCGTCGTGGTCGTCACCCACGACCCGGAGGTCAGCGGGCAGGTCGAGCGCACGGTCGCGATCCGCGACGGGCGCACCAGCAGCGAGGTGCTGCGCCGCGCCGCCGTGAACGGCGACGGCGACCACGAGGTGATCGCGGAGGAGTACGCGGTGATGGACCGCGCCGGCCGGGTGCAGGTGCCGCGCGAGTACCGCGAGGCGCTCGCGCTGACCCGCCGGGTCCGGCTCGCGCTCGAGTCCGACCACGTCTCGATCAAGAGAGACGACACATGA
- a CDS encoding polysaccharide deacetylase family protein: MRPLRYVAVLLVAVVLLAPGAALAAAPGAAAVGTVSLTFDDGPHATYTPQILDVLAAERVTATFCLVGTQAQRYPALVRRIVADGHRLCNHSMRHDNMSTWTPAQIEADLLAANAAIRAAAPDARIPYFRAPYGAWGQSAAVAAGLGMARLGWTVDPRDWSRPGTDAIVTAVLAQLRPGGIVLMHDGGGDRSQTVAALAVLIPRLRTDGWTFAVPPTLTPAAA; the protein is encoded by the coding sequence ATGCGTCCTCTTCGATACGTCGCCGTCCTTCTGGTCGCCGTGGTGCTGCTGGCGCCCGGTGCCGCGCTCGCCGCGGCGCCCGGTGCCGCGGCGGTGGGGACCGTCTCGCTCACCTTCGACGACGGGCCGCACGCGACCTACACGCCGCAGATTCTCGACGTGCTCGCCGCCGAGCGCGTCACCGCCACGTTCTGCCTGGTCGGCACGCAGGCGCAGCGCTATCCCGCGCTGGTCCGCCGGATCGTCGCGGACGGCCACCGGCTGTGCAACCACTCGATGCGGCACGACAACATGTCCACCTGGACGCCCGCGCAGATCGAGGCGGACCTGCTGGCCGCGAACGCCGCCATCCGCGCGGCCGCGCCGGACGCGCGGATCCCGTACTTCCGTGCGCCGTACGGTGCCTGGGGGCAGTCCGCCGCGGTCGCGGCCGGGCTCGGCATGGCCCGCCTCGGCTGGACCGTCGACCCGCGCGACTGGAGCCGGCCCGGCACCGACGCGATCGTGACCGCGGTCCTGGCTCAGCTCCGGCCGGGCGGCATCGTGCTGATGCACGACGGCGGCGGCGACCGTTCCCAGACCGTGGCCGCGCTGGCCGTGCTGATCCCACGGCTGCGCACGGACGGCTGGACGTTCGCGGTCCCGCCCACGCTCACCCCGGCGGCAGCGTGA
- a CDS encoding ABC transporter ATP-binding protein, translating into MNILTVRGVSRRFGDVHALRDVSFEVEAGTMVALVGRSGSGKTTLLNVIGGLDRPDSGTVHVDDVEVTALDEDGLAHLRRERVAYVFQTFGLIPVLSAAENVGAPLRLARTPAAEREKRVQLLLELVGLAGHAAQRPGEMSGGQQQRVAIARALAASPRLLIADEPTGQLDAETGLAVMALLRGIVESEGVTALVSTHDPVMMALADRVLDIHDGTIA; encoded by the coding sequence ATGAACATCTTGACGGTACGCGGCGTGAGCCGGCGGTTCGGCGACGTGCACGCGCTGCGGGACGTGTCGTTCGAGGTCGAGGCCGGGACCATGGTCGCGCTGGTCGGCCGGTCCGGCTCCGGCAAGACCACGCTGCTCAACGTGATCGGCGGCCTGGACCGCCCGGACAGCGGCACGGTCCACGTCGACGACGTCGAGGTCACCGCGCTCGACGAGGACGGCCTGGCCCACCTGCGGCGGGAGCGCGTGGCGTACGTCTTCCAGACGTTCGGCCTGATCCCGGTGCTCTCCGCGGCCGAGAACGTGGGCGCGCCGCTGCGCCTGGCCCGCACGCCCGCCGCCGAGCGGGAGAAGCGCGTCCAGCTGCTGCTGGAACTGGTCGGCCTGGCCGGCCACGCGGCGCAGCGACCCGGCGAGATGTCCGGCGGTCAGCAGCAGCGCGTCGCGATCGCCCGCGCGCTGGCCGCGTCGCCCCGGCTGCTGATCGCGGACGAGCCGACCGGGCAGCTCGACGCGGAGACCGGCCTGGCCGTGATGGCGCTGCTGCGCGGCATCGTCGAGTCCGAGGGCGTCACCGCGCTCGTCTCCACCCACGACCCGGTGATGATGGCGCTGGCCGACCGGGTGCTCGACATCCACGACGGAACGATCGCGTGA
- a CDS encoding nitroreductase family deazaflavin-dependent oxidoreductase: MPLTGEYAPSPSEYAREQAETFEASDGAERNDLRGKPIVVLTSVGAKSGKLRKTPLMRVEHDGRYAVVASLGGAPKHPVWYYNLIAHPHVELQDGDSKHDYDAREVHGAERAEWWERACEAWPDYATYQTKTDRVIPVFVLERRQA, from the coding sequence ATGCCATTGACCGGAGAGTACGCACCCAGCCCGTCCGAGTACGCGCGCGAGCAGGCCGAGACGTTCGAGGCGTCGGACGGCGCGGAGCGCAACGATTTGCGCGGCAAGCCGATCGTCGTGCTGACCTCGGTGGGCGCGAAGAGCGGCAAGCTGCGCAAGACCCCGCTGATGCGGGTCGAGCACGACGGCCGGTACGCGGTGGTGGCCTCGCTCGGCGGCGCCCCCAAGCACCCGGTCTGGTACTACAACCTGATCGCGCACCCGCACGTCGAGCTGCAGGACGGCGACTCCAAGCACGACTACGACGCGCGCGAGGTGCACGGCGCGGAGCGGGCGGAGTGGTGGGAGCGCGCCTGCGAGGCCTGGCCGGACTACGCGACGTACCAGACGAAGACCGATCGCGTGATCCCGGTCTTTGTCCTGGAACGACGCCAGGCGTAG
- a CDS encoding TetR/AcrR family transcriptional regulator — translation MSPRAADPEVRPKLVEAAARILGEEGPAALTSRRLAAEVGTSTMAVFSRFRSMAEIHYAVRQEGFTRLHTALDALPRTADPVTDLVAACDELFAAGVRNPHLYRAMFIERPPEADDLGVGTYTRLVALVRRCVDAGRFPAAGGLPAAPEVWAAQLWSMRHGLVTMAIAGLLPPGQVRFVLDDMTLRLLIGYGDDPAHARVSISTGGQWHE, via the coding sequence ATGAGCCCACGCGCCGCGGACCCGGAGGTCCGCCCGAAACTGGTCGAGGCCGCCGCCCGGATCCTGGGCGAGGAGGGCCCGGCCGCGCTCACCAGCCGCCGCCTCGCCGCCGAGGTCGGCACCTCGACGATGGCCGTGTTCAGCCGCTTCCGGAGCATGGCCGAGATCCACTACGCGGTCCGTCAGGAGGGTTTCACCCGCCTGCACACCGCGCTGGACGCGCTGCCCCGCACCGCGGACCCGGTCACCGACCTGGTCGCGGCCTGCGACGAGCTCTTCGCCGCCGGTGTGCGCAACCCGCACCTCTACCGCGCGATGTTCATCGAACGCCCGCCGGAGGCCGACGACCTCGGCGTCGGGACGTACACGCGGCTGGTCGCCCTGGTCCGCCGCTGCGTCGACGCCGGCCGGTTCCCGGCGGCCGGTGGGCTGCCCGCGGCGCCGGAGGTGTGGGCCGCGCAGCTGTGGAGCATGCGGCACGGCCTGGTCACCATGGCGATCGCCGGTCTGCTCCCGCCCGGCCAGGTGCGGTTCGTGCTCGACGACATGACGCTGCGGCTGCTGATCGGCTACGGCGACGACCCGGCGCACGCCCGGGTCTCCATCTCCACGGGAGGGCAGTGGCATGAGTGA